A genomic region of Mitsuaria sp. 7 contains the following coding sequences:
- the ccoG gene encoding cytochrome c oxidase accessory protein CcoG — MSNPEVRAVSLYAAEAKIYPRAVHGWFAVWRWALVWATQLLFYGLPWLQWNGRQAVLFDLEARRFLIFDLILYPQDFIYLTALLVVSAFGLFFFTAVAGRLWCGYACPQTVYTEIFLWIERRTEGDRAARIRLDRAGWTAEKLLRKGGKHAAWLAVSLWTGFTFVGYFEPIRALGGNAAALALGGWELFWVLFYGLATYGNAGFLREQVCKYMCPYARFQSAMLDRDTLIISYDTARGDPRGARSKKADLSTLGLGSCVDCHQCVQVCPTGIDIRQGLQHECIGCAACIDVCNDVMDKFGYERGLIRYATQNGMRHRWTAAQQWRRVLRPRVLVYGAILLLVSGGLVWSLAIRRPFKVDVVRDRATLAREVEDGVVENLYRLQVMNAAESTQRFVLDAQGIAGLRVQSPTGELTLGPAEARWVTVALRLPPEAARALGSGAHPMLFAVRRVASSGEPAETAETAERALLEKSTFVVPR; from the coding sequence ATGAGCAACCCAGAAGTCCGGGCCGTCTCGCTCTACGCCGCCGAAGCGAAGATCTACCCCCGCGCCGTCCACGGCTGGTTCGCCGTGTGGCGCTGGGCGCTGGTGTGGGCCACGCAGCTGCTGTTCTACGGCCTGCCGTGGCTGCAGTGGAACGGCCGTCAGGCGGTGCTGTTCGACCTGGAGGCGCGCCGCTTCCTGATCTTCGACCTGATCCTGTATCCGCAGGACTTCATCTACCTGACGGCGCTGCTGGTGGTCTCGGCCTTCGGGCTGTTCTTCTTCACGGCGGTGGCGGGACGGCTGTGGTGCGGCTATGCCTGCCCGCAGACGGTCTACACCGAGATCTTCCTCTGGATCGAGCGTCGCACCGAGGGCGATCGCGCCGCGCGCATCCGGCTCGACCGCGCCGGCTGGACTGCGGAGAAGCTGCTGCGCAAGGGCGGCAAGCACGCGGCGTGGCTCGCGGTGTCGCTGTGGACGGGCTTCACCTTCGTCGGCTACTTCGAGCCCATCCGCGCGCTGGGCGGCAACGCGGCCGCGCTCGCGCTCGGTGGGTGGGAGCTCTTCTGGGTGCTGTTCTACGGACTCGCCACCTACGGCAATGCCGGCTTCCTGCGCGAGCAGGTCTGCAAGTACATGTGCCCGTACGCGCGCTTCCAGAGCGCGATGCTCGATCGCGACACGCTGATCATCAGCTACGACACGGCGCGCGGCGATCCGCGCGGCGCGCGCTCGAAGAAGGCGGACCTGTCGACCCTCGGCCTGGGGTCCTGTGTCGACTGCCACCAGTGCGTGCAGGTCTGTCCCACCGGCATCGACATCCGCCAGGGTCTGCAGCACGAGTGCATCGGCTGCGCGGCCTGCATCGACGTCTGCAACGACGTGATGGACAAATTCGGCTACGAACGCGGCCTGATCCGCTACGCGACCCAGAACGGCATGCGCCACCGCTGGACGGCGGCGCAGCAGTGGCGCCGCGTGCTCAGACCGCGCGTGCTCGTCTACGGCGCGATCCTGTTGCTGGTGTCCGGTGGCCTCGTGTGGAGTCTCGCGATCCGTCGGCCGTTCAAGGTCGATGTCGTGCGCGACCGCGCGACGCTGGCCCGCGAGGTCGAGGACGGCGTGGTCGAGAACCTCTACCGGCTCCAGGTGATGAACGCTGCGGAATCGACGCAGCGCTTCGTCCTGGATGCTCAGGGCATCGCCGGCCTTCGCGTGCAATCGCCCACCGGCGAGTTGACGCTCGGACCCGCCGAGGCGCGCTGGGTCACCGTCGCGCTGCGTCTGCCGCCGGAGGCCGCGCGGGCGCTGGGCTCAGGCGCGCATCCGATGCTTTTCGCCGTCCGACGTGTGGCCTCGTCCGGCGAGCCCGCCGAGACCGCCGAGACCGCCGAGCGCGCGCTGCTCGAGAAGTCCACCTTCGTCGTGCCGCGATGA
- the hemN gene encoding oxygen-independent coproporphyrinogen III oxidase: MCQDLTPPGCSIPDADLLRRFDIAGPRYTSYPTADRFHAGVDAQRHGELLALRAFGPAARQPMSVYVHIPFCESVCYYCACNKVVTRHHERAAAYVDALEVEMNLVHRRLGDRALVSQLHFGGGTPTFLADRELSMLMALLHRHFRLTADAEISIEVDPRTIDVARLRHLRTLGFNRLSFGVQDFDPDVQRAVHREQSLESVAALIGASRDLGFRSINVDLIYGLPLQTPTSFARTIEQVATLRPDRIALYGYAHLPHRFKPQRRIEPAALPPPGDKLRMLSGAIAGFLARGYSYIGMDHFALADDPLAVEKREGRLHRNFQGYSTQPDCDLVALGVSAISKVGASFAQNEKTLPEYYAALREGRLPVERGLVLDQDDLVRRDVIMALMCQGRLDFEPIERSHGIVAAEYFAPELDRLRQMAADGLVTIEPGVVQVTPMGWFFVRAVAMVFDRYLTPARAAGGPAEAPLRFSRIL; this comes from the coding sequence ATGTGCCAAGACCTGACCCCTCCGGGCTGCAGCATCCCCGACGCCGACCTGCTGCGCCGTTTCGACATCGCGGGACCGCGCTACACCTCGTACCCGACGGCGGACCGTTTCCATGCGGGCGTCGATGCGCAGCGTCATGGCGAGCTGCTCGCGCTGCGCGCCTTCGGCCCCGCGGCGCGTCAGCCGATGTCGGTCTACGTGCACATCCCGTTCTGCGAATCGGTCTGCTACTACTGCGCCTGCAACAAGGTGGTCACGCGGCACCACGAGCGCGCGGCGGCCTACGTCGACGCGCTCGAGGTCGAGATGAACCTGGTGCATCGCCGGCTCGGTGACCGGGCGCTGGTTTCGCAACTGCACTTCGGTGGTGGCACGCCGACCTTTCTCGCCGATCGTGAGTTGTCGATGCTGATGGCGCTGCTGCATCGGCACTTCCGATTGACGGCGGACGCGGAGATCTCCATCGAGGTCGACCCGCGCACCATCGATGTCGCGCGCCTGCGCCACCTGCGCACGCTGGGTTTCAATCGCCTGAGCTTCGGCGTGCAGGACTTCGACCCCGACGTGCAACGCGCCGTGCATCGCGAGCAGAGCCTGGAGAGCGTGGCCGCGCTGATCGGCGCCTCGCGCGACCTCGGCTTCCGCTCGATCAACGTCGACCTGATCTACGGCCTGCCGCTGCAGACGCCGACCTCGTTCGCGCGGACGATCGAGCAGGTCGCGACGCTGCGGCCGGACCGCATCGCGCTCTACGGCTACGCGCACCTGCCGCACCGCTTCAAGCCGCAGCGGCGCATCGAGCCCGCCGCGCTCCCGCCGCCGGGCGACAAGCTGCGCATGCTGTCCGGCGCGATCGCGGGCTTCCTCGCACGGGGCTACAGCTACATCGGCATGGATCACTTCGCGCTCGCTGACGATCCGCTGGCGGTGGAGAAGCGGGAAGGGCGGTTGCATCGCAACTTCCAGGGCTACAGCACGCAGCCGGACTGCGACCTGGTGGCGCTGGGCGTCTCGGCGATCTCGAAGGTGGGCGCCTCGTTTGCGCAGAACGAGAAGACCCTGCCCGAGTACTACGCCGCCTTGCGCGAGGGCCGGCTGCCGGTCGAGCGCGGTCTGGTGCTGGACCAGGACGACCTCGTGCGGCGCGACGTGATCATGGCGCTGATGTGCCAGGGGCGGCTGGACTTCGAGCCGATCGAGCGCTCGCATGGGATCGTCGCGGCCGAGTACTTCGCGCCGGAGCTCGACCGCCTGCGCCAGATGGCGGCGGACGGGCTCGTCACGATCGAGCCGGGCGTGGTGCAGGTGACACCGATGGGATGGTTCTTCGTGCGGGCGGTGGCGATGGTGTTCGATCGATATCTGACGCCGGCCCGCGCGGCGGGCGGGCCAGCTGAAGCGCCGCTGCGCTTCTCGCGCATTCTCTGA
- the icd gene encoding NADP-dependent isocitrate dehydrogenase, which translates to MYQHIKVPEGGQKITVNTDFSLNVPNNPIIPYIEGDGTGLDITPVMIKVVDAAVAKAYGGAKKIHWMEIYAGEKSTKVYGPDVWLPEETLTVLKDYVVSIKGPLTTPVGGGIRSLNVALRQELDLYVCLRPVRWFEGVPSPVKEPHKTDMVIFRENSEDIYAGIEFEAESEKAKKLIKILQEEFGVKKIRFPDTSGIGVKPVSREGTERLVRKAIQYAIDNDKPSVTIVHKGNIMKFTEGGFRDWAYALAQKEFGAELIDGGPWCKFKNPKTGKDIVVKDSIADAFLQQILLRPAEYSVVATLNLNGDYISDALAAQVGGIGIAPGANLSDSVAMFEATHGTAPKYAGKDYVNPGSEILSAEMMLRHMGWTEAADLIISSIEKSILSKKVTYDFARLLDGATQVSCSGFGQVMIENM; encoded by the coding sequence ATGTACCAGCACATCAAGGTGCCCGAGGGCGGCCAGAAGATCACGGTCAACACCGACTTCTCGCTCAACGTTCCGAACAACCCGATCATTCCTTACATCGAGGGTGACGGCACCGGCCTGGACATCACGCCGGTGATGATCAAGGTGGTGGACGCGGCCGTGGCGAAGGCTTACGGCGGCGCCAAGAAGATCCATTGGATGGAGATCTACGCCGGCGAGAAGTCGACGAAGGTCTACGGCCCCGACGTGTGGCTGCCCGAAGAGACGCTGACGGTCCTGAAGGACTACGTCGTCTCGATCAAGGGCCCGCTGACGACGCCGGTCGGCGGCGGCATCCGCTCGCTGAACGTCGCGCTGCGCCAGGAACTGGACCTGTACGTCTGCCTGCGCCCGGTGCGCTGGTTCGAAGGCGTGCCGTCGCCGGTCAAGGAACCGCACAAGACGGACATGGTCATCTTCCGTGAGAACTCGGAAGACATCTACGCCGGCATCGAATTCGAAGCCGAGAGCGAGAAGGCCAAGAAGCTGATCAAGATCCTGCAAGAGGAATTCGGCGTCAAGAAGATCCGTTTCCCGGACACCTCGGGCATCGGCGTCAAGCCGGTCTCGCGCGAAGGCACGGAGCGTCTGGTCCGCAAGGCGATCCAGTACGCGATCGACAACGACAAGCCGAGCGTCACGATCGTCCACAAGGGCAACATCATGAAGTTCACCGAAGGTGGCTTCCGTGACTGGGCCTACGCCCTGGCCCAGAAGGAATTCGGCGCCGAGCTGATCGACGGCGGCCCGTGGTGCAAGTTCAAGAACCCGAAGACCGGCAAGGACATCGTGGTCAAGGACAGCATCGCTGATGCCTTCCTGCAGCAGATCCTGCTGCGTCCGGCCGAGTACTCGGTCGTGGCGACGCTGAACCTGAACGGCGACTACATCTCCGACGCCCTGGCCGCACAGGTCGGCGGCATCGGCATCGCCCCGGGCGCGAACCTGAGCGACTCCGTCGCGATGTTCGAAGCCACCCACGGCACGGCGCCGAAGTACGCGGGCAAGGACTACGTGAACCCCGGTTCCGAGATCCTGTCGGCTGAAATGATGCTGCGTCACATGGGCTGGACCGAAGCGGCCGACCTGATCATCTCGTCGATCGAGAAGTCGATCCTGTCGAAGAAGGTCACGTACGACTTCGCCCGTCTGCTGGACGGCGCGACGCAAGTGTCGTGCTCGGGCTTCGGTCAGGTGATGATCGAGAACATGTGA
- a CDS encoding cyclic nucleotide-binding domain-containing protein, whose amino-acid sequence MISDRRHVTRGTVLFKRGDPFEALYIVRTGFFKTSASAEDGRDQITGFHMAGEMLGLDGIFNGAHASQAVALEDSHICVVPYGRIEDMTREVDRLRRQFHRLMSREIVRDQGVMMLLGAVRAEQRVATFLINLMRRLRARGFSSSSVVLRMTRDEIGSYLGLSLETVSRTFSRMQEDGLLEVRAREVRVLKPRQLLQLVRRSA is encoded by the coding sequence ATGATCTCGGACCGACGGCATGTCACCCGAGGCACGGTGCTGTTCAAGCGCGGCGACCCGTTCGAGGCCCTCTACATCGTGCGCACCGGCTTCTTCAAGACCTCGGCATCGGCGGAGGACGGCCGCGACCAGATCACCGGCTTCCACATGGCCGGCGAGATGCTCGGCCTGGACGGCATCTTCAACGGTGCGCATGCCAGCCAGGCGGTGGCGCTGGAGGATTCGCACATCTGCGTCGTGCCCTACGGCCGGATCGAGGACATGACCCGCGAGGTCGACCGGCTGCGGCGCCAGTTCCACCGCCTGATGAGCCGCGAGATCGTCCGCGACCAGGGCGTGATGATGCTGCTCGGCGCGGTGCGCGCGGAGCAGCGTGTCGCGACCTTCCTGATCAACCTGATGCGGCGGCTGCGGGCGCGCGGGTTCTCGTCGTCGAGCGTCGTGCTGCGGATGACCCGCGACGAGATCGGCAGCTACCTCGGCCTGAGCCTGGAGACGGTGAGCCGCACCTTCTCGCGGATGCAGGAGGACGGGCTGCTCGAAGTGCGCGCGCGGGAAGTGCGCGTGCTCAAGCCACGGCAACTGCTGCAGTTGGTCCGTCGCAGCGCGTAG
- a CDS encoding sulfite exporter TauE/SafE family protein produces MLSLALAGTAFVMGAAGSLHCAAMCVAPCAAVTAGRRGGIAAFHVGRLLGYAAGGAVVAASVGGLLRWESTSGALRPVWLMVHLAALAMGAFLLWRAEPPRWVLRLWTTRAPATVGIPVGALPGDGVGRGGGGGGGIALSPARTAGAGLAGLAWLAWPCGLLQSALTVAALAEGPWQGAGVMAAFALGSSPGLLAGPWLLARLGRTGGRRGSGGPGGPAGGSGVRIATRLSGAMLAAGSLWALGHGLWAQIRAYCG; encoded by the coding sequence ATGCTCTCGCTCGCGTTGGCCGGCACCGCGTTCGTGATGGGCGCTGCCGGCAGCCTGCATTGCGCGGCGATGTGTGTCGCGCCGTGCGCGGCGGTGACCGCGGGGCGGCGCGGCGGCATCGCGGCTTTCCACGTGGGACGACTGCTGGGCTACGCGGCCGGCGGTGCGGTCGTCGCCGCCAGCGTGGGCGGTCTGCTGCGCTGGGAGTCGACCTCCGGCGCGCTGCGGCCCGTGTGGCTGATGGTGCATCTCGCGGCGCTGGCGATGGGCGCCTTCCTCCTCTGGCGTGCGGAGCCGCCGCGATGGGTCCTGCGCCTGTGGACGACCCGCGCGCCGGCGACGGTCGGCATTCCCGTCGGGGCACTCCCTGGAGATGGTGTGGGCCGTGGCGGCGGCGGCGGAGGCGGCATCGCCTTGTCTCCCGCGCGCACGGCGGGCGCGGGCCTCGCCGGACTGGCGTGGCTGGCCTGGCCCTGCGGGTTGCTGCAATCGGCGCTGACAGTCGCGGCGCTCGCCGAAGGACCGTGGCAGGGCGCCGGCGTGATGGCGGCGTTTGCGCTCGGCTCCTCGCCGGGTCTGCTCGCCGGGCCGTGGCTGCTGGCCCGACTGGGCAGAACGGGCGGTCGGCGCGGGTCCGGCGGGCCGGGCGGCCCTGCGGGCGGCTCGGGTGTGCGAATCGCAACCCGTCTGTCCGGCGCGATGCTGGCGGCGGGGTCGCTCTGGGCGCTGGGTCACGGCCTGTGGGCGCAGATCCGCGCGTACTGCGGCTGA